AAAAAATAGCACTAAATAATCCCGAAACTATTGCTTGTTTTATTGCAATACCAATGAAATATTTTGCAAAGATAGTATCGCCTATAGTTGAAATATTAAGTGTATCCACAAAACTTGTTTTACATATTTTAAAAATTAGTCCATCAACTGAAGCACCTGTTACGGAAGAAGAAATTAAGGTTTTAATTGCTGAAGGTGCAGAATATGGAACATTTGAGCATGAAGAAAAAGATTTGGTCAATAGAGTATTTAACTTTACAGATTTAAAAGTTAGTGCGTTGATGACGCCACGAACAAAAATAGAGTGGCTTGATAATCAGAAAAGTAATGACTATAATATGGATGTTTTAATTAATAGTAGTCATTCTTGGTTGCCGTTAGCGAAAGGAAATTTAGATGAATTAGTCGGTATAGTTAAGGCCAAGGATGTACTTTCGAGTTATTTGAAATTAGAATATTTTGAGTTAGAATCAGCTTTGCAGGAACCATTAATTGTTCCTAAGAGTATGACTGCATTTAAGTTACTAGATCTTTTTAAAAAGAGTGGTATTCATATTGCTTTAGTGATAGATGAATTTGGTGGTTTTACTGGGCTAGTAACTGTTCATGATATTTTAGAGCAATTAGTAGGAGATATGCCGCAAGAAGATGACGAACAGCAAATTATAACTAGAGAAGATGGCTCGTGGTTAGTTGATGGTCTTA
The nucleotide sequence above comes from Negativicutes bacterium. Encoded proteins:
- a CDS encoding HlyC/CorC family transporter, which codes for MEGPQTVWFEIFLVLLLILANGVFALSEIAILSSRKVRLTKLSEEGNNRATVALELYNEPTQFLSAIQVGITLIGIVTGAYGGATIAKYLAVCLSSYNILPIYAETFSMTLVVVVITYLSLIVGELVPKKIALNNPETIACFIAIPMKYFAKIVSPIVEILSVSTKLVLHILKISPSTEAPVTEEEIKVLIAEGAEYGTFEHEEKDLVNRVFNFTDLKVSALMTPRTKIEWLDNQKSNDYNMDVLINSSHSWLPLAKGNLDELVGIVKAKDVLSSYLKLEYFELESALQEPLIVPKSMTAFKLLDLFKKSGIHIALVIDEFGGFTGLVTVHDILEQLVGDMPQEDDEQQIITREDGSWLVDGLIPIEIFKEYFDIKELPLEDVGEYHTLGGFITAYLGNIPKVTDCINLDDLKIEIIDMDKARVDKVLILKIK